One genomic window of Halobellus limi includes the following:
- a CDS encoding HVO_2922 family protein, which produces MSATFEVYEDRSGKYRWRLVHANGNIIADSGEGYATKQKAKQGVESVKENAPGADVVDVDS; this is translated from the coding sequence ATGAGCGCCACGTTCGAGGTGTACGAGGACCGCTCCGGGAAGTACCGCTGGCGACTCGTCCACGCAAACGGCAACATCATCGCCGACAGCGGCGAGGGATACGCGACGAAACAGAAGGCCAAACAGGGCGTCGAGAGCGTCAAGGAGAACGCGCCCGGGGCCGACGTCGTCGACGTCGACTCCTGA
- a CDS encoding dihydrofolate reductase, with translation MTAERDAGVDDATVDTDLEIVLVAAVAENGVIGRDGGMPWHYSEDLKHFKRTTTGHPVIVGRKTYETVVDALGEPFPDRTSVVLSSRSLDLPEGAVLANSVADALERAEADAEERGVETAYVAGGGRVYEQFLPYATRLVLTEIDGAYEGDTRFPVWNDEEWIETSRESHDEFDFVTYERVEE, from the coding sequence ATGACGGCGGAGCGGGACGCAGGGGTCGACGACGCGACCGTCGACACCGACCTCGAAATCGTCCTCGTCGCCGCCGTCGCGGAGAACGGCGTCATCGGCCGCGACGGCGGGATGCCGTGGCACTACTCGGAGGACCTGAAGCACTTCAAGCGGACGACGACCGGACACCCGGTGATCGTCGGTCGGAAGACCTACGAGACGGTCGTCGACGCCCTCGGCGAACCGTTCCCCGACCGGACGAGCGTCGTGCTCTCCTCGCGGTCGCTCGACCTTCCGGAGGGTGCGGTGCTCGCGAACTCCGTCGCAGATGCCCTCGAACGGGCCGAAGCCGACGCGGAGGAGCGGGGCGTCGAGACGGCGTACGTCGCGGGCGGCGGCCGCGTCTACGAGCAGTTCCTCCCCTACGCGACGCGACTCGTCCTCACCGAGATCGACGGCGCCTACGAGGGCGACACGCGCTTTCCGGTCTGGAACGACGAGGAGTGGATCGAAACGTCGCGTGAGTCCCACGACGAGTTCGACTTCGTGACGTACGAGCGCGTCGAGGAGTGA